One genomic region from Jilunia laotingensis encodes:
- a CDS encoding SusC/RagA family TonB-linked outer membrane protein, with the protein MRKITKCKCRILLLFLFLFIPTVMSASAQEFLLNLDFANVPLSKVLDEVGRQASLSVVYNTKDVNPDRVVSIKASREKLSTVMARLLKNSNASYSVKDKYLVLYTKENVAAPKAVQQVGKRQIKGMVTDETGEPLIGVSVLVQGTTMGTITDIDGMYSLEVPDNKASLEFTYIGYQKVILPVSSSSSFNVVMKEDAQQLSEVVVTAMGIERKEKSLTYATQKVSGDELMKVQDANFVNSLQGKVSGITITPSAGGAGGASKIVLRGNKSVLGNNSPLIVVDGIPLTNDINGQKDVQSGGSGLTYSSSSEGSDPLSMINPDDIESMNVLKGANAAALYGSKAANGVIMITTKKGKEGKIDINYSANITFEKPLVTPKIQNVYGAAVNLNANTLSVDSWGKKISELTPEELAYEGARLRNYAANDVDDFLRTGVSYNNSVSLSGGSEKIRSYFSYANSHSDGMIPKNSYNRNSFSFRQNYSLFNDRLKVDLSMNYIQAVTKNRPGGGTALNPLYDLYTMPRNIDMSYYKDNYVNENGSWTTALQGHYIKNENGDWEWATESKELTGPQQQWAYASKGHNNPYWLANRNQSRQEEERAYGYITAKLNLMKGLDFQARLNIDRTKSTGTTNRWATTWTPAAMEDYGMYGQDLTKITEIYVDYLLSYNRDIKDFAVSATAGWVGHTIKSDLQKIWANATIYDPMRRELPSVINYFYPMASEGNTSGRTYSPTSNWDKALLFTGQIGFKEMVYIDGSYRRDWYRPFRYFYKTRGTATNYGYFGLGANALVDKIFKLPEDINHFKVRMSYSEVGNSIPNSAWNSSTTNMVTGAVNILTIGHYDNPIPETNKSFEVGFDMALFRNSLELDFTYYNATADHLYMLNSVQGGKTTPSNSGKIRNSGIESTVTYSMNLAKNFLWRTSVNFSLNNNKILKTAYNEDGTEALVEQQIANGKIQVKYEEGGTYGDMYATDFDRNKDGSIKLSSTGRPKLSNEKFGVYVGNMYSKYQLGWSNSFTYKDFNLSFLINGKIGGKVISFTEAELDKLGVSERTANARLAAEADPSLVWNGKPALYMPDGNLAPISEYYQGIGGDVNATQYIYDATNFRLRELSLGYTFRNLLGASKHVSISFIARNLFFIYKDAPVDPDISLSTQNGLSAFEIFNMPSSRSFGFSLKANF; encoded by the coding sequence ATGAGAAAAATTACAAAATGCAAGTGTCGGATCTTGCTATTATTTCTTTTCCTTTTTATTCCGACTGTCATGAGTGCATCTGCACAAGAGTTTTTATTAAATCTGGATTTTGCAAATGTTCCCTTGAGTAAGGTTCTTGATGAAGTTGGCCGTCAGGCATCACTTTCTGTAGTTTACAATACAAAGGATGTTAATCCTGACAGAGTAGTATCCATCAAAGCTTCTCGAGAGAAACTATCAACAGTTATGGCAAGATTATTGAAGAATTCAAATGCTTCTTATTCTGTAAAAGATAAATATTTGGTTCTTTATACAAAAGAGAATGTGGCAGCTCCTAAAGCCGTACAGCAGGTAGGAAAACGTCAGATCAAAGGAATGGTAACAGATGAAACCGGTGAACCTTTGATTGGAGTGAGCGTGCTGGTTCAAGGTACTACTATGGGTACTATTACTGATATTGATGGTATGTATTCTTTGGAAGTGCCTGATAACAAAGCTTCATTAGAGTTTACTTATATTGGATATCAAAAAGTTATTTTGCCAGTTTCAAGTTCTTCTTCATTTAATGTAGTCATGAAAGAAGATGCTCAACAGTTGAGTGAAGTTGTCGTTACAGCTATGGGTATCGAACGTAAGGAGAAATCGTTAACTTATGCAACACAAAAAGTGAGCGGTGATGAACTTATGAAAGTACAAGATGCCAATTTTGTAAATTCTTTGCAAGGGAAAGTTTCTGGTATCACTATTACACCAAGTGCCGGTGGAGCCGGTGGAGCATCTAAGATAGTGCTTCGTGGTAATAAATCTGTATTAGGTAATAATAGTCCATTGATTGTTGTCGATGGTATTCCTCTTACAAATGATATTAACGGACAGAAGGATGTTCAAAGTGGTGGTTCCGGTTTAACTTATTCGAGTTCCAGTGAAGGTTCTGACCCGTTGTCTATGATTAATCCTGATGATATAGAGAGTATGAATGTCTTGAAGGGTGCTAATGCTGCTGCATTGTATGGTAGTAAAGCAGCCAATGGTGTAATTATGATTACTACTAAAAAAGGTAAGGAGGGCAAAATCGATATAAATTATTCTGCAAATATAACTTTTGAAAAGCCTTTAGTGACCCCAAAAATTCAGAATGTATATGGTGCTGCAGTTAATTTGAATGCAAACACATTGTCTGTAGATAGCTGGGGGAAAAAAATCTCGGAATTGACTCCGGAAGAATTAGCATACGAAGGTGCTCGTTTAAGAAACTATGCTGCTAATGATGTAGATGACTTTCTTCGTACTGGGGTTAGTTACAATAACTCTGTTTCGTTGAGTGGAGGATCAGAAAAGATTCGCTCTTACTTCTCTTATGCCAATTCACATTCTGATGGTATGATTCCTAAAAACTCTTACAATAGGAATTCATTTTCTTTCAGACAAAACTATTCTCTTTTTAATGATCGATTAAAAGTAGATTTATCAATGAATTACATTCAGGCTGTTACCAAAAATCGTCCAGGTGGAGGTACTGCTTTGAATCCTCTTTATGACCTTTATACAATGCCACGTAATATTGATATGAGCTATTACAAAGATAATTATGTAAATGAAAATGGATCGTGGACTACGGCTCTCCAAGGACATTATATTAAAAATGAAAATGGTGATTGGGAATGGGCAACAGAGAGCAAAGAATTAACAGGGCCTCAGCAACAATGGGCTTATGCTTCTAAGGGTCATAACAATCCTTATTGGTTGGCTAATAGAAATCAAAGTAGGCAAGAAGAAGAACGGGCGTATGGTTATATTACAGCAAAGCTGAATCTGATGAAGGGATTGGATTTTCAAGCTCGTTTAAATATTGATCGTACTAAATCTACCGGAACGACTAATAGATGGGCTACAACTTGGACACCCGCTGCTATGGAAGATTATGGCATGTATGGGCAAGATCTGACAAAAATTACTGAAATTTATGTGGATTATCTTTTGAGCTATAATAGAGATATAAAGGACTTTGCAGTCTCGGCTACAGCAGGATGGGTAGGGCATACTATAAAAAGTGATCTACAAAAAATTTGGGCGAACGCTACCATATATGATCCTATGAGACGCGAACTGCCTTCTGTAATTAACTATTTTTATCCTATGGCTTCCGAAGGTAATACAAGTGGAAGAACATATAGCCCTACATCCAACTGGGATAAAGCGCTGTTGTTTACTGGACAAATAGGATTTAAAGAAATGGTGTATATTGATGGTAGTTATCGTCGTGACTGGTATCGTCCTTTTAGATACTTCTATAAGACTAGGGGGACTGCCACAAATTACGGTTATTTCGGACTTGGAGCCAATGCGTTAGTGGATAAAATATTTAAACTACCGGAAGACATTAATCATTTTAAGGTAAGGATGTCATATAGTGAGGTAGGTAATAGTATTCCAAATAGTGCATGGAACTCATCTACAACAAATATGGTTACTGGAGCTGTAAATATTTTAACTATTGGTCATTATGATAATCCTATACCTGAAACAAATAAATCATTTGAAGTTGGATTTGATATGGCTCTATTTCGGAACTCATTAGAATTGGACTTTACCTATTATAATGCAACTGCGGATCATTTGTATATGTTAAATTCTGTTCAGGGAGGTAAAACAACTCCTTCTAATTCAGGTAAAATTCGCAATTCTGGTATTGAATCTACAGTAACTTATTCAATGAATTTAGCGAAAAATTTCTTATGGAGAACTTCTGTGAATTTTTCCTTGAACAACAATAAGATATTGAAAACTGCATACAATGAGGATGGAACTGAAGCACTGGTCGAACAGCAAATCGCCAACGGTAAAATTCAAGTAAAATATGAAGAAGGAGGTACTTATGGCGATATGTATGCTACCGATTTTGATCGTAATAAGGATGGAAGTATTAAACTTTCTTCAACTGGTAGACCTAAATTGTCTAATGAGAAGTTTGGTGTATATGTTGGTAATATGTATTCCAAGTATCAATTGGGTTGGAGTAACTCATTTACTTACAAAGATTTCAATCTATCTTTTTTGATTAATGGAAAAATAGGTGGAAAAGTTATCTCCTTTACAGAAGCTGAATTGGATAAATTAGGTGTTTCTGAACGTACGGCAAATGCCCGTTTAGCTGCTGAAGCAGATCCTTCATTAGTTTGGAATGGAAAACCGGCTCTGTACATGCCAGACGGAAATCTGGCACCTATCTCAGAGTATTATCAAGGTATTGGAGGGGATGTAAATGCTACTCAATATATATATGATGCTACCAATTTTAGATTGAGAGAACTTTCCTTAGGATATACTTTCCGTAATTTGTTAGGTGCTTCCAAACATGTATCAATATCTTTCATTGCTCGTAATTTATTCTTTATCTATAAAGATGCTCCTGTTGATCCAGATATTTCTCTTTCTACACAAAATGGTCTGAGTGCATTTGAAATATTCAATATGCCATCGTCACGTTCTTTCGGATTCTCACTGAAAGCAAATTTTTAA
- a CDS encoding FecR family protein — MDETKLLSYLKGELGDEEALQVESWCDAAPENRKILEQLYYTVFLGERAAAMDSVNVDASLTQLKDKIKQKEKTTRYSPSIKWKNYAIPLAAFLTGIVFAVGFSFLVLNKTSNFIVATTSGQRAQFVLPDGSRVWLNSSTQLAYKTSLWSRERQVDLTGEAYFEVARNEHSPFIVNSKNVKVQVLGTKFDVRARAAEDRVVTTLLKGSVRVDLPGDNRDYVLKPEQILDVNTETLHAKLSHSSSAKDVLLWMDGKLKFKQATFEEITSCLEKHFDVHFIFSDEVLKKERFTCEFLTDNDITDILDVLSLTKHFQYKMEGKQVHLSFKK; from the coding sequence ATGGATGAAACAAAATTACTAAGTTACCTAAAGGGAGAACTTGGTGACGAAGAGGCCTTACAAGTGGAGTCATGGTGTGATGCGGCTCCCGAAAACAGGAAAATACTGGAGCAATTATATTACACAGTGTTTTTGGGGGAGCGTGCTGCTGCAATGGATTCTGTAAATGTGGATGCTTCTTTGACACAATTAAAAGACAAAATAAAACAAAAGGAAAAAACGACGAGGTATTCTCCCTCTATAAAATGGAAAAATTATGCTATTCCTTTGGCAGCTTTCCTCACCGGTATTGTTTTTGCTGTAGGATTCTCATTCTTGGTGCTAAATAAAACGTCTAATTTCATCGTTGCTACAACGTCTGGGCAACGAGCGCAATTTGTACTGCCTGATGGTTCCAGGGTCTGGTTGAATTCATCTACTCAATTGGCGTATAAAACTTCTTTATGGAGTCGTGAACGTCAAGTTGATCTTACTGGTGAGGCTTATTTTGAAGTTGCTCGTAATGAGCATTCTCCTTTTATTGTTAATAGTAAAAATGTGAAAGTACAAGTGTTAGGTACAAAATTTGACGTGCGTGCTAGGGCTGCTGAAGATAGGGTAGTCACAACATTGTTGAAAGGTTCTGTACGCGTTGATTTACCTGGAGATAATAGGGATTATGTACTTAAGCCTGAACAAATATTAGACGTGAATACAGAAACACTCCATGCTAAACTCTCGCATTCGTCGTCTGCCAAAGATGTGTTATTATGGATGGATGGCAAGCTGAAATTTAAGCAGGCTACTTTTGAAGAAATAACGAGCTGTTTGGAAAAGCATTTTGATGTACATTTTATCTTTTCTGACGAGGTATTAAAAAAAGAACGCTTTACGTGTGAGTTTCTAACCGATAATGATATAACCGATATATTAGATGTTTTATCTTTGACGAAACATTTTCAATATAAAATGGAAGGTAAACAAGTTCATTTATCTTTTAAGAAATAA
- a CDS encoding RNA polymerase sigma-70 factor yields the protein MRNDTKPLNINDNNDVIKALKESDEYAFENVYRYYFRGLCAFCSQYVPLSEAEEIVQDTMMWLWENRSSLIADLTLKTLLFTIVKNKALNRITHYEVKRKVHQEIADKYEKEFADPDFYLENELIKLYNKALEKLPAEFRESYEMNRKDHLTHKEIAQKLNVSPQTINYRIGQALKILRIELKDYLPLLFLLLHHRL from the coding sequence ATGAGGAACGATACCAAACCTTTGAATATTAATGATAATAATGATGTAATAAAGGCTTTAAAAGAAAGTGACGAATATGCTTTTGAAAACGTATATAGGTATTATTTTCGCGGTTTATGCGCTTTCTGTTCCCAATACGTGCCTTTATCCGAAGCCGAAGAAATTGTACAAGATACCATGATGTGGCTTTGGGAGAATCGTTCAAGCCTGATTGCTGATCTTACACTCAAAACCTTACTATTTACTATCGTAAAAAATAAAGCTTTAAATCGGATTACGCATTATGAAGTAAAACGCAAAGTACATCAAGAAATAGCAGATAAGTACGAAAAGGAGTTTGCTGATCCTGACTTTTATTTAGAAAACGAATTAATAAAACTTTATAATAAGGCATTGGAGAAATTACCAGCAGAGTTTCGTGAATCCTATGAGATGAATCGTAAAGACCATCTAACTCATAAAGAAATAGCACAAAAATTGAATGTTTCTCCGCAAACTATAAATTATAGGATAGGACAAGCATTAAAAATTCTTCGTATTGAATTGAAAGATTATCTTCCCCTTTTATTTCTCCTTTTGCATCATCGTTTATAA